One genomic segment of Candidatus Hydrogenedens sp. includes these proteins:
- a CDS encoding cold shock domain-containing protein has protein sequence MGKVKWFNDRKGYGFIVNDLGEDIFVHHTEIRMRGFRTLREGEKVSFELVQGPKGLLAKNVNRVKI, from the coding sequence ATGGGGAAGGTAAAATGGTTCAATGACCGTAAAGGATATGGTTTTATTGTGAACGATTTGGGGGAAGACATTTTTGTTCACCACACCGAAATTCGTATGCGTGGATTTCGCACACTCCGAGAAGGAGAAAAAGTAAGTTTTGAGTTAGTCCAAGGTCCGAAGGGCTTACTCGCAAAAAATGTTAATCGAGTAAAAATATAA
- a CDS encoding DUF1080 domain-containing protein: MNIFILLVSVSMLAQTADWVPLFENNSLEGWKALGGEWTIQDGVIKGKLTKTPEQKEEKVNIWLLYTKKEFADFEFECEFRTLNPINGGVQFRTQWLPLLPVPENVPPDQVKYDCYGYQANIETRERFGTGRIIEENGRGLLAEPSRDAVMTLKQRGWNRMKVVAIGPTIEVYLHDILASRIEDDNYIKGYILLQVRADEVIPDIAEVEYRNVRIKDLGRKGEWKSLFNGINLEGWKNYGSEEWVVEDGIIVGKSGPKKSEGYLATEKIWKDFRVRAQFKMLGEGNYGLFYHSSINMRDDGYPIISGVQVEVEPGYPTKTGFLYESYKRGWLTEPNIKTPGAWALRKGDWNEIEVKCEGNRTISWLNGVKVVDFNDSAPNLFEGFFALQLHTGGVAGIQWKELYVEGESLK; encoded by the coding sequence ATGAATATTTTTATCCTTCTTGTTAGTGTCAGTATGTTGGCTCAAACAGCGGATTGGGTTCCTTTATTTGAAAATAACTCTTTAGAAGGATGGAAAGCACTTGGTGGCGAATGGACTATTCAGGATGGCGTAATTAAAGGCAAATTAACAAAGACACCAGAACAAAAAGAAGAAAAAGTAAATATATGGTTACTCTATACTAAGAAGGAATTTGCAGATTTTGAGTTTGAATGTGAATTTAGGACATTAAATCCGATAAATGGTGGAGTTCAGTTTAGAACTCAATGGTTACCTTTATTACCTGTACCTGAAAATGTTCCACCTGACCAGGTGAAATATGATTGTTATGGCTATCAAGCAAATATAGAGACAAGGGAACGATTTGGCACAGGTAGAATTATTGAGGAGAATGGTAGAGGTTTGTTAGCAGAACCATCCCGAGATGCTGTAATGACATTAAAACAACGTGGTTGGAATCGGATGAAAGTGGTCGCAATTGGACCAACAATAGAGGTTTATTTACATGATATATTAGCATCACGAATAGAAGATGATAATTATATAAAGGGCTATATTCTTCTGCAAGTCCGAGCTGATGAGGTTATTCCTGACATTGCCGAAGTTGAATATCGAAATGTGCGAATTAAAGATTTAGGACGAAAGGGAGAATGGAAATCTCTATTCAACGGGATAAATTTAGAGGGCTGGAAAAATTACGGTTCAGAAGAATGGGTCGTTGAAGATGGTATTATTGTAGGTAAAAGTGGACCAAAAAAATCGGAGGGATATCTTGCAACAGAAAAAATCTGGAAAGATTTTCGTGTGCGTGCCCAGTTTAAAATGTTGGGTGAAGGCAATTATGGATTATTTTATCACTCAAGCATCAATATGCGAGATGACGGCTATCCAATTATTTCAGGTGTACAGGTCGAGGTAGAACCGGGTTATCCAACAAAAACAGGTTTCCTTTACGAAAGTTATAAACGGGGTTGGTTAACAGAACCAAATATAAAAACGCCAGGTGCTTGGGCACTTCGAAAAGGTGATTGGAATGAAATCGAAGTTAAATGTGAAGGGAATCGGACTATATCATGGCTAAATGGTGTTAAAGTAGTAGATTTTAATGATTCTGCACCAAATCTGTTTGAAGGTTTCTTTGCTTTACAACTCCATACAGGTGGTGTTGCTGGAATTCAATGGAAAGAACTTTATGTTGAAGGAGAAAGTTTAAAATAA